Proteins from a genomic interval of Mycolicibacterium grossiae:
- a CDS encoding dienelactone hydrolase family protein codes for MPDAQLPVEGGTLPGYLATPSGTGPWPAVVVIHEVFGLTDDIRRIADRFAANGYLAFAPALFQRGPKPLCIVSAFRALASGSGSAVDDLIGAAEALRADDRTTGKVGSAGFCMGGGFCLLLADRGVFDATAPNYGPFPPAVGVPSRSCPIVASYGARDVLLPGAAAKLERGLAPSGVARDIKEYPGVGHSFMNEWKTPSAVHVVERIAGVHHSAPQAEDAWRRILTFFDEHLR; via the coding sequence GTGCCCGACGCTCAACTGCCCGTCGAGGGCGGCACCCTCCCCGGCTATCTCGCCACCCCGTCCGGGACGGGACCGTGGCCGGCGGTCGTCGTCATCCACGAGGTCTTCGGTCTCACCGACGACATCCGGCGCATCGCCGATCGCTTCGCGGCGAACGGCTATCTGGCGTTCGCGCCGGCCCTTTTCCAGCGCGGCCCCAAGCCGCTCTGCATCGTCAGCGCCTTCCGTGCCCTCGCCAGCGGCTCGGGATCGGCCGTCGACGACCTCATCGGCGCGGCCGAGGCGCTGCGCGCGGACGACCGCACCACCGGAAAGGTCGGCTCGGCCGGATTCTGCATGGGCGGCGGCTTCTGCCTCCTGCTGGCCGACCGCGGCGTCTTCGACGCCACCGCCCCCAACTACGGCCCGTTCCCACCCGCGGTCGGCGTGCCGTCGCGGTCCTGCCCGATCGTGGCGAGCTACGGTGCCCGCGACGTGCTGCTGCCCGGTGCCGCGGCGAAACTCGAGAGGGGGCTCGCACCGAGCGGCGTGGCGCGCGACATCAAGGAGTATCCCGGTGTCGGGCACAGCTTCATGAACGAGTGGAAGACGCCGTCGGCCGTCCACGTCGTCGAGCGCATCGCCGGGGTGCACCATTCGGCGCCCCAGGCCGAGGACGCCTGGCGTCGCATCCTGACCTTCTTCGACGAGCACCTGCGCTGA